The Dioscorea cayenensis subsp. rotundata cultivar TDr96_F1 chromosome 7, TDr96_F1_v2_PseudoChromosome.rev07_lg8_w22 25.fasta, whole genome shotgun sequence genome includes a region encoding these proteins:
- the LOC120264829 gene encoding AP2-like ethylene-responsive transcription factor AIL7: protein MAPETNWISFSTPKPPLVSFSSPSPPSHHFLKLEDYFLPTSRSWPLDWFSHPPQEFSSQCVPPIITAVPANSSNSVVEDSASATGEVVEKSSPSPVGPISGQRTSVYRGVTRHRWTGRFEAHLWDNTCKREGQKRKGRQVYLGGYDKEEKAARAYDLAALKYWGLTATTNFPVKNYAKEIEEMKHMSKQEFIASLRRKSSGFSRGASIFRGVTRHHQHGRWQARIGRVAGNKDLYLGTFATEEEAAEAYDVAAIKFRGVNAVTNFELSRYDMEAIASTELPIGGSAKRIKQTNQSNSDYQFTENNVSSAIALQTNNYSSGFIRNLLELPSTVANSSVPMACLSFGGNAGANVCIPSLNWLAATNSQYDNQINCNESTALETDPTLMELLHS from the exons ATGGCACCAGAGACAAACTGGATCTCATTCTCAACACCAAAACCACCACTTGTTTCCttctcatcaccatctccaCCTTCTCACCACTTCCTCAAGCTCGAAGACTACTTCCTTCCCACCTCTCGTTCCTGGCCGTTGGATTGGTTTTCCCATCCTCCTCAAGAGTTCTCATCCCAATGCGTTCCTCCTATCATCACCGCCGTCCCTGCCAACTCCTCCAACTCCGTCGTTGAAGACTCCGCTTCTGCAACCGGTGAGGTCGTTGAAAAGTCTTCCCCTTCTCCTGTGGGCCCCATCTCCGGTCAACGCACTTCCGTTTACCGTGGGGTCACTCG ACACAGGTGGACTGGTAGGTTCGAGGCCCATCTCTGGGACAACACGTGCAAGCGCGAAGGCCAGAAGCGCAAAGGTCGACAAG TGTACTTAG GTGGATATGACAAAGAAGAGAAGGCTGCCAGAGCTTATGATCTTGCAGCGTTGAAATATTGGGGACTGACTGCAACTACAAACTTCCCA GTGAAAAATTATGCTAAGGAAATTGAGGAGATGAAGCACATGTCCAAGCAAGAATTCATTGCATCACTAAGAAG GAAAAGCAGTGGTTTTTCGAGAGGAGCTTCCATATTTAGAGGAGTAACAAG GCATCATCAACATGGCCGATGGCAAGCAAGAATTGGTCGTGTTGCCGGCAACAAAGATCTCTATCTAGGAACATTTG CAACTGAAGAAGAAGCTGCCGAAGCATACGATGTTGCAGCAATCAAATTCAGGGGTGTTAATGCAGTCACAAACTTTGAGCTAAGCCGATACGACATGGAAGCGATCGCAAGCACTGAATTACCGATCGGAGGATCAGCGAAaagaatcaaacaaacaaatcaatctAACAGTGACTACCAGTTCACCGAAAACAACGTCAGCTCAGCCATAGCATTGCAGACAAACAACTACTCGTCCGGATTCATCCGCAATCTCCTTGAGCTCCCTTCGACGGTAGCAAATTCATCGGTCCCTATGGCTTGTCTCAGCTTTGGAGGCAATGCCGGAGCCAATGTATGCATCCCAAGTTTGAACTGGTTGGCTGCTACTAACTCTCAGTATGATAATCAGATCAACTGCAATGAATCAACAGCACTGGAAACTGATCCTACATTGATGGAGCTTCTCCATAGCTGA
- the LOC120264583 gene encoding uncharacterized protein LOC120264583, with amino-acid sequence MALLSLSWRRLIAGAGGTSGTSPMISRISSAGAHHQPRYIEKVGIPEFLKGIGNGVETHMAKLETEIGDIEKLLVTRTLRLKKLGIPCKHRKLILNYAQKYRLGLWRPRADLPKPQAA; translated from the exons ATGGCGCTCTTGTCTCTCTCATGGCGGCGGCTCATCGCCGGTGCTGGCGGAACCTCCGGCACTTCCCCGATGATATCTCGCATCTCCTCTGCCGGCGCTCATCACCAGCCCAGATACATAG AGAAGGTGGGCATCCCGGAGTTTCTGAAGGGGATTGGGAACGGAGTGGAGACGCATATGGCGAAGCTTGAGACGGAGATCGGGGACATTGAGAAGCTTCTTGTTACTCGAACTCTCCGCCTGAAGAAGCTCGGAATTCCCTGCAAACAC AGGAAGTTGATTTTGAATTATGCCCAGAAGTACAGGTTAGGACTCTGGAGACCTCGAGCTGATTTACCGAAGCCACAGGCTGCTTAA
- the LOC120264304 gene encoding probable NADH dehydrogenase [ubiquinone] 1 alpha subcomplex subunit 5, mitochondrial, with translation MFRRILTSAAAGVLRAKVKETTGIVGLDVMPNAREVLISLYTKTLKEIQAVPEGEGYRKAVETFTKHRLQVCQEEEDWEMIEKRIGCGQVEELVEEAQDELKLIAKMIEWDPWGVPEDYECEVIEDDTPIPSHVPHHRPPPLPEEFYKTLEALTTKPSTKDMPPSTQ, from the exons ATGTTCCGGAGGATCTTAACGAGTGCCGCCGCCGGCGTGCTGCGGGCGAAGGTGAAGGAGACGACGGGCATCGTCGGGTTGGATGTCATGCCGAACGCGAGGGAGGTCCTGATATCGCTCTACACGAAGACTCTGAAGGAGATCCAGGCCGTGCCGGAGGGGGAGGGCTACCGGAAGGCGGTGGAGACCTTCACGAAACACCGGCTTCAGGTGTGCCAGGAGGAGGAGGACTGGGAGATGATTGAGAAGCGGATCGGGTGTGGCCAGGTCGAAGAGCTTGTTGAGGAGGCTCAGGATGAGCTTAAACTCATCGCCAAAATGATCg AATGGGATCCATGGGGTGTGCCGGAAGACTACGAATGCGAAGTCATTGAAGACGATACTCCGATACCAAGCCACGTCCCTCACCACCGGCCACCTCCTCTACCTGAAGAGTTCTACAAGACGCTCGAGGCACTTACCACTAAGCCATCGACAAAAGACATGCCACCGTCCACCCaataa
- the LOC120264483 gene encoding probable NADH dehydrogenase [ubiquinone] 1 alpha subcomplex subunit 5, mitochondrial produces MFRRILTSAAAGVLRSKVKETTGFVGLDAVPTRREVLASLYTKTLKKIQAVETFTKLRLEVCQEEEDWEMIVEQYGCDQIDNLIERAQNELKFISKMMEWGSWVVPDYNEYKVIEDDTLKPKHVPDSGPGKCFKDLKESLELSEAQKPKLFTRRFENFADVRESFEDDELSEAQRPKHFFDAELYDTFDKEMFEYLRKDD; encoded by the exons ATGTTCCGGAGGATCTTAACGAGTGCCGCCGCCGGCGTGCTGCGGTCGAAGGTGAAGGAGACGACGGGCTTCGTCGGGTTGGATGCCGTGCCGACCAGGCGGGAGGTCCTGGCATCGCTCTACACGAAGACTCTGAAGAAGATCCAGGCCGTGGAGACCTTTACGAAGCTCCGGCTTGAGGTGTGCCAGGAGGAGGAGGACTGGGAGATGATTGTGGAGCAGTATGGGTGTGACCAGATCGATAATCTTATCGAGAGGGCTCAGAATGAGCTTAAATTCATCTCCAAGATGATGG AATGGGGTTCATGGGTTGTGCCGGATTACAACGAATACAAAGTCATTGAAGACGACACTCTCAAACCAAAGCACGTCCCTGACTCTGGACCTGGAAAGTGTTTTAAGGATCTAAAAGAATCTCTTGAA CTATCCGAAGCTCAGAAACCAAAGCTCTTCACTCgaagatttgaaaattttgcgGATGTCAGAGAATCTTTTGAA GATGATGAGTTATCCGAAGCTCAAAGACCAAAGCATTTCTTTGATGCCGAATTATATGATACTTTTGATAAGGAGATGTTTGAATATCTTAGA AAAGACGACTAG
- the LOC120264961 gene encoding uncharacterized protein LOC120264961, producing the protein MVFMDPKSLEKELFIDLESGKHAVVNEVLSEDSCSSVELGRQIPNKFCSEVASDSGLLKGEEEHTSVQYYSLSLSDGSSKNVDDIGKKSHGGEEKMVHLKKAGTEKPRKKKCKKPPRPPRPPSLDSTEQKFAKEISELAMLKRARIERMKALKNMKNAKQAASNNSLCALVITVLFCLVIVWQGVFSRDVSSLSFHGSPESSHEAGASLISVQFYKNVSASPNIVEQAYGVDVHKGAESDGH; encoded by the exons atggtttttatggATCCTAAGAGCTTAGAAAAAGAACTTTTCATTGATCTTGAAAGTGGAAAACATGCTGTAGTAAATGAAGTTTTGTCAGAGGATAGTTGTTCTAGTGTTGAACTTGGGAGGCAAATACCAAATAAATTCTGCAGTGAGGTTGCTAGTGATTCTGGTTTATTAAAAGGTGAAGAAGAACATACTAGTGTGCAATATTACTCATTGAGTTTGTCAGATGGGTCTTCGAAAAATGTGGATGATATTGGGAAGAAAAGTCATGGAGGAGAGGAAAAGATGGTTCATTTGAAGAAGGCTGGAACTGAGAAACCAAGGAAGAagaagtgcaagaaacctcctAGACCTCCCCGACCACCGTCTTTGGATTCTACTGAGCAGAAATTCGCAAAAGAGATATCTGAACTAGCTATGTTAAAGCGAGCAAGGATTGAAAGAATGAAAGCATTGAAGAATATGAAGAATGCCAAGCAAGCAGCATCAAACAACAGTCTTTGTGCGCTGGTCATTACCGTTCTCTTTTGCCTCGTGATTGTCTGGCAAG GAGTTTTCTCACGAGACGTGTCAAGCCTTAGTTTTCATGGTTCTCCTGAATCATCCCATGAGGCCGGTGCCAGCCTGATCTCAGTTCAATTTTACAAGAATGTATCGGCGTCTCCCAA CATTGTAGAACAAGCATATGGTGTGGATGTTCATAAAGGAGCAGAAAGTGATGGCCattaa
- the LOC120264962 gene encoding probable WRKY transcription factor 57: MMAREKAELFSDGDRSSFSFLDLLGMRDFIPSSLLEHPPESTISSTSVEADPPKLNKSRSEKKGQKRKKGPRFAFRTKSEIDHLEDGYRWRKYGQKAVKNSPYPRSYYRCTCVTCGVKKRVERSCEDPSVVVTTYEGQHTHPCPVAPRGVMPEVAGLSFAPPPVQLNTFIGGYSYLPLDARHVYGLPSSSTSSPAYPTADNAPFLY; encoded by the exons ATGATGGCGAGGGAGAAGGCGGAGTTATTCTCCGACGGCGATCGGAGCTCCTTCAGCTTCCTCGATCTTCTCGGAATGCGGGATTTCATCCCGTCGTCGTTGCTGGAGCACCCGCCAGAGTCCACTATCAGCTCCACCTCCGTCGAAGCCGATCCACCCAAGCTTAACAAATC gAGATCGGAGAAGAAGGGGCAAAAGCGTAAAAAAGGGCCGAGGTTCGCGTTCAGGACGAAGAGCGAGATCGATCATTTGGAGGACGGGTACAGGTGGCGCAAGTACGGTCAAAAGGCCGTGAAGAATAGCCCATACCCAAG GAGCTACTACCGGTGCACGTGCGTCACGTGCGGGGTGAAGAAGCGGGTGGAGAGATCGTGTGAGGATCCCAGCGTCGTCGTGACGACGTACGAGGGTCAGCACACGCACCCTTGCCCCGTTGCGCCACGTGGCGTCATGCCAGAGGTCGCCGGGCTTTCTTTCGCTCCGCCGCCGGTGCAACTTAACACCTTTATTGGCGGGTATTCGTACCTCCCACTCGATGCCCGCCACGTGTACGGTTTGCCGTCATCGTCCACCTCTTCACCGGCGTATCCGACGGCTGATAATGCCCCGTTCTTGTACTAA